One Candidatus Zixiibacteriota bacterium genomic window, GGGTGCGATCGTAATGGAAGTTGGCGCTGTTATGGTTCACAATGTCGTTGGCTACTATCGAACCGTAGAATTCTCCTGAGTTACGGAGGTCGGCCGAACCATCCGGACTGTAGAACACCGCCCGAATATCACCGCTGTTTTTAAGAACGAAATCTCCCTGCGAATAGAAGATCAGATCGCCGGGATCGCCGCCGTCGTTGACCGTTGCAGAATTCTTCATCTCGATGTCACCGGTGACGTAAACAGTTACCTCCGCACCTGGGGATAGAACCAGGTTGGCCGAGTTAAACAGGGTAATGGTCGAAAAATAATAAACGCCGCTTCCTAATGTCACGGTGCCCTCACTCGAAAAATCATGAGTCACGGAATCGTAGGTGAAGGAACCGCTGATGCTGTCGAGGTTCATGTTGGCCAGAGCTGAGTCGAAAGCGGCTTGTGGAATAGGAGGGAGCTCCTGTTCCTCAGCCGTATCCGAGGTATCGCCGGTAACGGTAGCGCCGGGGTGAATGTCAATTCCCCCCAAAGTGGCCGATTGCACATCACCACCGACAAAACCGCCGTTGGCGACGACCACATCTACGTTCGAGCCAACGTCACCGTCGGCATCCAGTCGTGTCGACCAGTATGTTCCTGAATCCGAATTGTACGAGTCGATATGCATGCTGTTGCGGATATCAACCAGTTCATCGCCGAACATGGCGTATTTGAACGGATTGTAAATTTTCGGCGCGACCTCGAACTGCAAGTTGGTCATGGCTCCTTCAACAATGCCGGTTGAGGTAACGACCACCGTATCCGCCAGAGTCGAGTCGGTGGTGGAGTCAGCTACGACGACACTATATACGCCATTACCGAACGAAATGTCGCTGTATCCGTCGCGCCAAGTTTTGTCTTCTATCAACTGACTCACGGCTCGATGTCCACCGGCCTCGGCAACATAGAACGCTTCGTCGTTATGCAGGTTGTTGTACGACAAATCCATATCGGTGGTGGAATTGGTAACTGCCATGACACCGATCAGGGCAATCATACTCATCAACACGAGTGTAACCAGGAGCGCACCACCGCGATTGTTAAACCATGGTTTCTTCAGTATTATCATATCCGTATTCCGTTCGTTATGTGCGTTTGCGAGTTTCGGACGAATCACCTGTAGTTTTTCAGTCGGTTATCAGTCTCTCATCAAGGCTCAAAGTTCCACGAACGAGCAGGCTGCCAGATTGCCGCTGCCGCCCATCGCTATGCTGCTCAGGTCGCGGTCATAATGGAATTTCGAACTGTTATGGCAGACGATGTTATTAGCTATGATCGATCCGAAAAACTCACCGGAGTTTCTCAGATCGGCGTCACCGTCGGGATTGTAAAACACGGCGTTTATGTCGCCGCTGTTCTTCAGGACGAAATCACCCTGGGAATAAATCATCAAATCAGAAGGATCACCGCCCGAATTCACCGAAGCCGAGTTTTTCAATTCGATGTCACCGGTCACATATATTGTCACGTTGGCGCCGGAAGCTATTGTCAGCGTGGCGGAGTTCTTGAGAATAATACTCGAGAAGTAGTAAATGCCGCTGCCCAAGACGACGTTGCCGGTGCTCTGGAAAGCATAGGTAGCCGAATCGTAAGTATAGGTGCCGCTAATTGAGTCGTTGGCTGCCGAGACGGCCAGGGCGGCATCGAACTCCGCCTGGGGAATGGTCGGCAACAACTGCTCAGGAGCGTTGTCCGAAATGTCACCGGTTACCGTTGCTCCGGGATTTACACTCAGACCGCCTATGTTCGAAGTCTGCACGTCGCCGCCGACAAAGGCTCCGTTTTTCACGATAATGTTGCCGTTGGATCCGATGTCACCGTCGGTGTTGAGACGCGTGAGCCAATAAGAACCGGAATCGGAGTTATAGGAGTCCGAATTCATGCTGTTGCGAATATCCACGACATCGTCGCCGAACATGGCATAACGGAAAGGATATATGACATCCGGCACCATTTCATATTGAACGGTCGCCGATGCTTCATCCGCCTCACCGGTAGCGGTGACCACTACCGTATCGGCCAGGGTGGAGTCGGTCGTCGAATCCGACACAACCACACTATATATTCCACTGCCGAAGGCGACATCGGCATAGCCGTCGCGCCAGGTCTTATCAGTCATAAGTTCAGCGATAGCCCGCTTAGCTCCGGCCTCGGCAAGATAAAAGGCTTCGTCGCTATCGGCCTGATTGAAAGAGAGGTCAAGGTCGGTGTTGGAATTCTGGGCAGCCATAAGACCTACCAGAGCCAGCATTCCAACCAGGACCAGCGATATCAACAGAGCGCTGCCGCGATTATTTCTCAGTACCTTATTCATATACTCTCCCCATCCTGTCAGAGGTTAAGGTTCCTCATAATGACCCTCTCGGTAAATGTATAGGTTCGCACCCCGCTGTTACGGACGAAACTTTCATCGGCCTTCGAAGTCTGTACCACGAGTGTTATTTCAAGGGAGTTGGAGGTTGGGGCATTATAACTGATAGAGCGAACCAGATCCGAGTAGGGAATGGCGGCGTCGCTGTTTACTTTGCGCATCAGGCGTTTCGGTCTGTTGGATTCAGTCAATCCGTTCACGGTCATCATATCGGCGTCGGCATAGTCCTCCAGGAAGAACAAAACCGTGTCTACCGGTTGTGTCTGGTTGAAGTATATCGCAAGGCTGTCGCCGGAAATCTCATACGGCGTATGACCGCCGACTTTATAACCGGCCATACGAGCCGTTCTTGCTATTTCCTGAAGTACGTTACGCGAGTTTTGCTGCAGATCGGATATCTCCTCCTGCGTCAAAGCTGAATTGTGCATACTGGCGTAGAATTTATACCCCGCAAGCGCAATCACACTGGTCATGGCCAGAGAGATCAGCAGTTCCAGGATCGTGTAGCCTTTACTGTTAAATCGCTTTCTCATATTATTGACCCTTCATTACTAATCTAGTCCAGCAGGAATGTGCTGTATTCGCGTGTACGGGCAAGATCGTGATAGTCGGTCCAGGAAACCTCAACAGCGATCCGATAGAGACCGGCCGGTATGAGGGAGTCCACCGAATTGTCGGCAACGATCGTATGGCGTGAGAATCCGTCGCGAACGTCTTCTTCGTAAAGATCCAACGGTATCCCGGAGATCGAATCCATTCCTTCATATAGCTCGATCTGCTGCTTGATCAGGTTGGAGGCGATGTTGTTGTCCCGCGATATAACGTTGCCGTCAACGGCCGTTATCATCAGCGGCGCCAACCCAAGCATTCCCAGGCTGAATACTATCAAGGCCATCAGAACCTCGAGAAGACTTATTCCTTTGTCGTTCAGTATCCGAAATCTTTTCATTGCTTCTATCTCCCTTAGCTTCTGACCGCTATTGAGCAAGCCTTTTGCCATTCTTCAACGATGTCTATCTGTCGCTGTAAGGCTCTGTAAGAGTGACAATTGCCAAAATCGAAATCCATACTTAACATGGTCGTTTTGGTATAATTATTGGGAAAGGACCATACTCTCACGGATAGACACAACGGTGGCGGATGGTATCAGAAAGCTATGGCTGATACGGGAATAACTGGAAATTATCGACCTGATCGGCCAAGTGAATCGAGCAACTGAAGAGCTGCCCGGCGAAGATTATCTCCGTCTGGAGTCATTTTGATATACCGGTCAAGGTAAACTCCGGCGGAGTCGAGTTGGCCGTTTTCAACGAACAGCCGGCCCAGATTGTAGCAGGCTTTTCCGTAATCGGGATCGACAACAAGCGCTTGCCGATAAACTGCCTCAGCGGAATCTCGCTGATCCATTAAATGGTAACATAATCCAAGGGCAAACCATACACCGGCGTTGTTCTGGTCCAGAGTCGTTGCTTGTCGGTATACCGTTCCGGCTGAATCGACGTATCCGGCCTGAAGAAGCGTAAATGCCAGTTCGTTAACCGCCTCAAAAAAGCCGGGTGAAGCGGCCACGGCCTCGGACAGGCAGGGGAGGGCCTCATCGAAACGCCCCAATCCCTTGAGAGCAAGTCCGTAATTATAACGAAGAATCCAGTCGTCCGGCTGTGCCCGAACCGCGCGTTCATGCAGCACCAGGGCTTGTTCATAGTCACCGCGTTCCTGCAGCAGCAGGCCTAGATCGTTATTGGCGTGGGGAAGGGACGGGTCCGATTGCAATGCCAGTCGGTAGTATCTTTCGGCCTGGTCGTTATTCCCCTGATGGCGATAGATAGCGGCAAACATCTGATGTCCCTGAGCTTCTGATCCGGAGGCATATCCATAAGGGTCCCATCGCCCCAGTATAAGAAAGACCAGCAACACCAGCCCCGCAGTCCAGATACGTTTCCGGGGCAGCTTTGTGAATCCGGACAGCAGTTGATCTATTCCGGTTGCGGTGAAAACCGCCAGAACCGGGACCAGCGGCAAACGA contains:
- a CDS encoding prepilin-type N-terminal cleavage/methylation domain-containing protein, giving the protein MRKRFNSKGYTILELLISLAMTSVIALAGYKFYASMHNSALTQEEISDLQQNSRNVLQEIARTARMAGYKVGGHTPYEISGDSLAIYFNQTQPVDTVLFFLEDYADADMMTVNGLTESNRPKRLMRKVNSDAAIPYSDLVRSISYNAPTSNSLEITLVVQTSKADESFVRNSGVRTYTFTERVIMRNLNL
- a CDS encoding pilus assembly PilX N-terminal domain-containing protein: MIILKKPWFNNRGGALLVTLVLMSMIALIGVMAVTNSTTDMDLSYNNLHNDEAFYVAEAGGHRAVSQLIEDKTWRDGYSDISFGNGVYSVVVADSTTDSTLADTVVVTSTGIVEGAMTNLQFEVAPKIYNPFKYAMFGDELVDIRNSMHIDSYNSDSGTYWSTRLDADGDVGSNVDVVVANGGFVGGDVQSATLGGIDIHPGATVTGDTSDTAEEQELPPIPQAAFDSALANMNLDSISGSFTYDSVTHDFSSEGTVTLGSGVYYFSTITLFNSANLVLSPGAEVTVYVTGDIEMKNSATVNDGGDPGDLIFYSQGDFVLKNSGDIRAVFYSPDGSADLRNSGEFYGSIVANDIVNHNSANFHYDRTLADINIGGIGDYEVVAFIELL
- a CDS encoding pilus assembly PilX N-terminal domain-containing protein yields the protein MNKVLRNNRGSALLISLVLVGMLALVGLMAAQNSNTDLDLSFNQADSDEAFYLAEAGAKRAIAELMTDKTWRDGYADVAFGSGIYSVVVSDSTTDSTLADTVVVTATGEADEASATVQYEMVPDVIYPFRYAMFGDDVVDIRNSMNSDSYNSDSGSYWLTRLNTDGDIGSNGNIIVKNGAFVGGDVQTSNIGGLSVNPGATVTGDISDNAPEQLLPTIPQAEFDAALAVSAANDSISGTYTYDSATYAFQSTGNVVLGSGIYYFSSIILKNSATLTIASGANVTIYVTGDIELKNSASVNSGGDPSDLMIYSQGDFVLKNSGDINAVFYNPDGDADLRNSGEFFGSIIANNIVCHNSSKFHYDRDLSSIAMGGSGNLAACSFVEL
- a CDS encoding prepilin-type N-terminal cleavage/methylation domain-containing protein, producing the protein MKRFRILNDKGISLLEVLMALIVFSLGMLGLAPLMITAVDGNVISRDNNIASNLIKQQIELYEGMDSISGIPLDLYEEDVRDGFSRHTIVADNSVDSLIPAGLYRIAVEVSWTDYHDLARTREYSTFLLD